The Paraburkholderia sp. SOS3 genome includes a region encoding these proteins:
- a CDS encoding tautomerase family protein: MPLVRISLLKGRSQAQLGAIADTVHQALVDTYNVHPDDRFQIIEQREPAEMIYDAHYLGVARSDDLVFIHIAAGRWRDTATKRALYRALAARLSANAGMRPEDVQVVLSPNHRDDWSFGNGLASYVKDE; this comes from the coding sequence ATGCCACTCGTCCGTATTTCGTTACTGAAAGGCCGATCGCAGGCGCAGTTGGGCGCGATCGCCGACACCGTCCATCAGGCTCTCGTCGATACGTACAACGTGCATCCAGACGACCGCTTCCAGATCATCGAGCAGCGCGAGCCCGCGGAAATGATCTACGACGCGCACTATCTGGGCGTCGCGCGCAGCGACGACCTCGTGTTCATCCACATCGCGGCGGGCCGATGGCGCGATACCGCAACCAAACGGGCGCTCTATCGCGCGCTCGCCGCGCGGCTTTCGGCGAACGCCGGCATGCGGCCTGAAGATGTGCAGGTGGTGCTGTCGCCGAACCACAGGGACGACTGGTCCTTTGGCAACGGCCTTGCGTCATATGTGAAGGACGAGTAA
- a CDS encoding LysR substrate-binding domain-containing protein: MAVRTNLDMDVLRTFVLGFELGSFARAADRLGRSQSAVSAQLHKLEEQIGTPLVQKSGRGLALTTAGESLLSYAKRLLELNDEAVETIRGADLEGWVRLGLPQDFADTFLPSVLGRFARAHPKVRVEVQVDASARLIEKTLRGDLDVALAWGNSSGTPYAEWVANLAIAWVGLPDSGNIRDGGGSAGADPLPLVAFEPPCSFRAAGIAALDEAGIAWRLVFTSPSLSGLWAAAEAGLGITVRTTIAMPRSLAVLDPLATGLPVLPPIPLSLHRKDREASPVVRRLTEIVLDTVLEEINAA, from the coding sequence ATGGCGGTCCGTACCAACCTCGATATGGATGTGCTGCGCACCTTCGTGCTTGGCTTCGAACTCGGCAGCTTCGCGCGGGCAGCGGACCGGCTGGGACGTTCGCAATCGGCCGTCAGCGCGCAATTGCACAAGCTCGAAGAGCAGATCGGCACGCCCCTCGTGCAGAAGTCGGGTCGCGGCCTTGCGCTGACGACAGCGGGGGAATCGCTGCTCAGCTATGCGAAGCGATTGCTCGAACTCAACGACGAAGCAGTGGAGACGATCCGCGGTGCGGATCTCGAAGGATGGGTGCGTCTTGGCTTGCCGCAGGATTTTGCCGATACGTTTCTGCCGTCGGTGCTCGGACGCTTTGCAAGGGCGCATCCGAAAGTGCGTGTCGAAGTGCAGGTCGACGCGAGTGCGCGGCTGATCGAAAAGACGCTCAGAGGCGATCTCGACGTGGCGCTCGCATGGGGCAACAGCAGCGGCACGCCGTACGCCGAGTGGGTCGCGAACCTGGCGATCGCATGGGTCGGGCTGCCCGACTCGGGCAACATCCGCGATGGCGGCGGCAGCGCCGGCGCCGATCCGCTGCCGCTCGTCGCCTTTGAGCCGCCGTGCTCGTTTCGCGCGGCCGGTATTGCCGCGCTTGACGAGGCGGGCATTGCGTGGCGGCTCGTCTTTACGAGCCCGAGCCTGTCGGGCCTTTGGGCCGCTGCCGAAGCGGGGCTCGGCATCACCGTGCGCACGACGATCGCGATGCCGCGCTCGCTCGCCGTGCTCGATCCGCTTGCAACGGGTTTGCCCGTGCTGCCGCCGATTCCGCTGTCGCTGCACCGCAAGGATCGGGAAGCGAGCCCGGTGGTGCGCCGCCTGACCGAAATCGTGCTGGACACGGTGCTCGAAGAGATCAACGCGGCCTGA
- a CDS encoding NAD(P)H-dependent oxidoreductase has translation MNVLIVYAHPEPRSLNGSLRDFAVQRLEQAGHTVQVSDLYAMNWKTTLDVHDFPSRDANARFNPATESGHAFANGLQREDVAREQDKLRWADAVLLQFPLWWFSMPAILKGWFERIYAHGFAYGVGEHSDRHWGDRYGEGTFAGKRAMLIVTTGGWESHYAPRGINGPIDDILFPIQHGMLYYPGFAVLPPFVAYRMSRIDDARYAIVRDALGERLDTLFTREPIPYRPQNRGAYDIPALTLKADIAPGKAGFAAHLEEPVAADRTAADGVAKQVAGHIAQQVE, from the coding sequence ATGAACGTTCTGATCGTCTATGCCCATCCTGAACCGCGCTCGCTGAACGGGTCGCTGCGCGACTTCGCGGTACAGCGTCTCGAACAGGCCGGGCACACGGTGCAGGTGTCGGACCTGTACGCGATGAACTGGAAGACCACGCTCGACGTGCACGACTTTCCGTCGCGCGATGCGAATGCGCGCTTCAATCCGGCAACCGAATCCGGCCACGCATTCGCCAACGGTCTGCAACGCGAAGACGTTGCGCGCGAGCAGGACAAGCTGCGCTGGGCCGACGCCGTGCTGCTGCAGTTTCCGCTGTGGTGGTTTTCGATGCCGGCGATCCTGAAAGGATGGTTCGAACGCATCTATGCGCATGGTTTTGCTTATGGCGTAGGCGAGCATTCGGATCGGCACTGGGGTGACCGCTATGGCGAAGGCACGTTCGCGGGCAAGCGGGCCATGCTGATCGTCACGACCGGCGGATGGGAATCGCACTACGCGCCGCGCGGCATCAACGGCCCGATCGACGATATCCTCTTTCCGATCCAGCACGGAATGCTCTATTACCCGGGCTTCGCGGTGCTGCCGCCGTTCGTCGCCTATCGCATGAGCCGGATCGACGACGCGCGGTACGCGATCGTGCGTGACGCGCTCGGCGAGCGGCTCGACACGCTCTTCACGCGCGAGCCGATTCCGTATCGTCCGCAAAATCGCGGCGCGTACGACATTCCGGCGCTGACGTTAAAGGCCGATATCGCGCCGGGTAAGGCCGGTTTTGCCGCCCATCTGGAAGAGCCGGTTGCAGCGGACCGGACCGCCGCCGATGGCGTCGCCAAACAGGTCGCGGGACACATCGCGCAACAGGTTGAATAA
- a CDS encoding LysR family transcriptional regulator, protein MENILRRLDLNLLVTLDVLLAEHNVTRAAQRLNFSQPSVSIHLAKLREMFGDPLLLPGPRGMRPTARALSLREPLRQALDALERAIAPEHPFDPAEADRTWRVGAADYGEMTIVLPALNALRTAAPHTRLAVMPLIPGRTAKQAEQGDLDLAFHTTDDAPSELRARPLFKEQYVLVGRAGHPKLKRRPTLAQFCKLEHVIVSPGGGAFRGVTDDALAAVGLERRVVLSVPHFLVVESVLADSDLVAMLPSRLVRHVDRLRAFAPPIDVPGYEMTMLWHERSHRDPAHRWLREQIAASV, encoded by the coding sequence ATGGAAAATATTCTGCGACGTCTCGACCTCAATCTGCTTGTCACGCTCGATGTGCTGCTTGCGGAGCACAACGTCACGCGCGCGGCGCAGCGTCTGAACTTTTCGCAGCCGTCGGTCAGCATTCATCTGGCGAAACTGCGGGAGATGTTCGGCGACCCGCTGTTATTGCCGGGCCCGCGCGGCATGCGGCCGACCGCGCGTGCCTTGTCGTTGCGCGAGCCATTGCGGCAGGCGCTCGACGCGCTCGAGCGCGCGATCGCGCCCGAGCATCCGTTCGATCCGGCCGAAGCCGACCGGACCTGGCGTGTCGGTGCGGCCGACTATGGGGAAATGACGATCGTGCTGCCCGCGCTCAATGCACTGCGCACCGCGGCGCCGCACACGCGGCTCGCGGTCATGCCGCTGATTCCGGGTCGCACGGCGAAGCAGGCGGAACAGGGCGACCTCGACCTTGCATTTCACACGACCGACGACGCGCCCTCCGAATTGCGCGCGCGCCCGCTATTCAAGGAGCAATACGTGCTGGTCGGCCGTGCGGGCCATCCGAAGCTCAAACGGCGGCCCACGCTCGCGCAGTTCTGCAAGCTCGAGCATGTGATCGTTTCGCCTGGCGGCGGCGCCTTTCGCGGCGTGACCGACGATGCGCTCGCCGCGGTCGGGCTCGAGCGTCGCGTCGTGCTATCGGTGCCGCATTTTCTGGTCGTGGAGTCGGTGCTGGCCGATAGCGATCTGGTCGCGATGCTGCCGTCGCGGCTCGTGCGCCACGTCGATCGGCTGCGCGCGTTCGCGCCGCCGATCGACGTGCCTGGCTACGAAATGACGATGCTCTGGCACGAGCGCTCGCATCGCGACCCGGCGCATCGATGGTTGCGCGAGCAGATCGCGGCGTCGGTATGA
- a CDS encoding SDR family NAD(P)-dependent oxidoreductase, whose translation MGFDFNGKRVVVAGGSRGIGRGIALAFAQSGAAVSVCARNPDSLKAVDAELRTHGHPVHTATCDLAVAEQISRYIAAAGDALGGIDILINNASGFGGGDSEAGWEAGFNVDLMATVRAGHAALPFLRQSSGGAIVNVTSIAALHPGTRTTSYAAIKAAVAHYTASHALALAPDRIRVNAVAPGSVEFPGGSWEQRKTTDPKLYEGTLRHIPFGRLGTPDDIAHAVLFLASPYAGWITGQSLVVDGGQLLT comes from the coding sequence ATGGGATTCGATTTCAACGGTAAGCGCGTGGTCGTTGCAGGCGGGTCGCGCGGAATTGGCCGCGGTATTGCGCTTGCATTTGCGCAATCGGGCGCCGCCGTATCCGTTTGCGCGCGCAATCCCGACAGTCTGAAAGCCGTCGATGCCGAATTGCGCACGCACGGCCATCCCGTTCATACGGCGACGTGCGATCTCGCGGTCGCCGAGCAGATCAGCCGATACATCGCGGCCGCAGGTGACGCGCTCGGCGGCATCGACATCCTTATCAACAACGCGTCGGGTTTCGGCGGCGGCGACAGCGAGGCCGGCTGGGAGGCAGGCTTCAACGTCGACCTCATGGCCACCGTACGGGCCGGACACGCCGCGCTGCCGTTCCTGCGGCAATCGTCGGGCGGCGCGATCGTCAACGTGACTTCGATCGCCGCGCTTCATCCGGGCACGCGGACCACGTCGTATGCGGCGATCAAGGCGGCCGTTGCGCACTACACCGCTTCTCACGCATTGGCGCTCGCCCCCGATCGCATTCGCGTGAATGCAGTCGCGCCGGGTTCGGTCGAATTCCCGGGCGGCTCATGGGAGCAACGCAAGACCACCGATCCGAAGCTCTACGAGGGCACGTTGCGCCACATTCCATTCGGGCGCCTCGGCACACCCGACGATATCGCCCACGCGGTGCTGTTTCTCGCCAGCCCCTACGCGGGCTGGATCACGGGCCAATCGCTGGTGGTCGACGGCGGACAGCTGCTGACCTGA
- a CDS encoding histone deacetylase family protein, with translation MSPTLIYTHDACLNHQPGPGHPESPERLKTVLRTLRSPEFEALEWREAPLGTIEQVELVHSRDFVDEVAEIAPKQGYVPLDAGDTVMSPGSWDAVMRCVGAACAGVDAVLNGDARNVFCATRPCGHHAEPSRAMGFCIFNQAAIAAAYAYEVHKLERVAVVDFDVHHGNGTQAAFFHRPELFYASSHQSPLYPGTGAASETGVAHNIVNVPLPPGCDSANFRARIAAAMLPAVRDFDPELIIISAGFDAHRLDPLAGLGLEDDDFHWVTRELVKIADATCEGRVVSILEGGYSMEGLANGTRAHVLALMGHEAYAPA, from the coding sequence ATGTCCCCTACCCTCATCTACACGCACGACGCCTGTCTGAACCATCAACCGGGCCCTGGTCATCCTGAATCGCCGGAGCGCCTGAAAACCGTGCTGCGCACGCTGCGTTCACCCGAGTTCGAAGCGCTCGAGTGGCGCGAAGCGCCGCTCGGCACGATCGAGCAGGTCGAGCTCGTGCACAGCCGCGACTTCGTCGATGAAGTGGCCGAGATCGCGCCGAAACAGGGCTACGTGCCGCTCGACGCCGGCGACACGGTGATGTCGCCCGGTTCGTGGGACGCGGTGATGCGCTGCGTCGGCGCCGCGTGTGCGGGCGTCGACGCCGTGCTCAACGGCGACGCGCGCAATGTGTTCTGTGCGACGCGCCCGTGCGGCCACCACGCGGAACCGTCGCGCGCGATGGGCTTTTGCATCTTCAATCAGGCGGCCATCGCAGCGGCGTATGCGTATGAAGTGCACAAGCTCGAGCGCGTCGCCGTCGTCGACTTCGACGTGCATCACGGCAACGGCACGCAGGCCGCGTTCTTCCATCGCCCCGAGCTGTTCTATGCATCGAGCCACCAGTCGCCGCTCTATCCGGGCACGGGCGCGGCCTCGGAGACCGGCGTCGCGCATAACATCGTCAACGTGCCGCTGCCGCCGGGCTGCGATTCGGCGAATTTCCGGGCGCGTATCGCCGCCGCGATGCTGCCTGCCGTGCGCGATTTCGACCCCGAACTCATCATCATTTCCGCGGGCTTCGACGCGCACCGGCTCGATCCGCTCGCCGGCCTGGGCCTCGAAGACGACGATTTCCATTGGGTCACGCGCGAACTCGTGAAAATTGCCGACGCGACCTGCGAAGGCCGCGTCGTGTCGATCCTCGAGGGCGGCTACAGCATGGAAGGCCTCGCGAACGGCACGCGCGCGCATGTGCTCGCGTTGATGGGCCACGAGGCCTACGCGCCCGCTTGA